TAGTCTACAGCGGTAAtgtcatcaatcaaatcaaaatgtatttatttggcACATTTCTTACAACGAATGTGTCACTTAACATCCTTCCTGTTGGCAGGTCTCTATAGGTGACCAGGGGATTCTCTCTACCACATGAGAATGCCTCCGCGGAGCTCATCAGTGGAGCCATGCAGCCTATTTTGGCGATTCACAATATCGTCCGTACGGATGCCAGCCGTGCCCAACCAGGTGCAGTCAGTGGAGGACCTGTATCCGGCCGAAGACTACAACCCTCTGTCCCGAGAGCCCACAGAGGAGGATCATCAGAGGGTAAGGAACAGTCTCTGGGGCAGGTTCAGTGGAAGGAAATGTCTTCTTGAACCTGAGCCAGAACAACCGCTACCCTCCACGTCATCCCTGTCTGTACCAGACATTGTTAAAACAAGGGAACCTGGGGCAGCCAGGCATACTGGTTGGCATGGTGCTGTCGGTGGAGCAGCAGGAGGCTAAACGACAGGCAACAGGTGGACAGCGCACCAACAGTCACACCACGAGGAGGGAGGATGACGGACAGCAATTATGGAGCTGCGGTTATGACCACGGGCGTTACTCCGTCACTGCTAAAAACAGTCCTCAGATCAGTCGTTGGATTGGATGTTGTCTGATAACGAAGAGGAAGGCATCAATGCATTCAAATGGCTACAGGGATGGATGTGCAGGAGTCAGGGTTTTGGGTCACAGGGTCTGGGTGCCTCACTAGATGGCCTGGTGGCCACCACAGCAATGTCTTTATGGTGCAAGGGACCTTACCATTGAATAGGAAGGATTTCAACTTCACTGAAAAATGTGAATGTTCTATCATTTAGTTTCCCTGGCTGATATGGTTGCTACTTAGAAATACTAGAACAGTACATTAATAGATTACATTCACTGCTATAAAATCGATCTCCAATTTAAATCGCATAGTTACATGTGGACCTTTGACAAATAAATCTGTGTAAGAAAAGGCTTTCCACGGTCTGTTTTGTCAACGAACTCAATGTATTCCCAACACTGGTGGTATTAGATGATCCTAATAAATGATGTAGCCTAGTAAACGATGCCCTCCTCttttgttctattgaactgtctGGGACTCGTTGTTTCCCTGCTTACTACTCAAAGATATTTCACTGATTAAGTCATAGACGAAACTAACGTCAATGCACTGGTCTCAAATGTATTAGCATAACTAGGCTACACAGAACCAAGGCTGACCCATTGTAGAATGAGAGGCTTTATTATATTAAAACGTGTCCCAGTCCAACATGCCTAGCTCTGCCCACTGGGGCGTGGCTTACGGAACGCTCTCTGAAATAAACGCTCTTATCGCCTTATTCCAACAGATGGAGTTCTCACCACACCTGTGGTTCCAAAACGTGGAGTCATGTTTCTGTCAAGCCGCTTTGTTGACAACTCTAACCATCTCGCcatgtgcctttgaacggggtaatgtagtaggtgccaggcacatccagccaacttgatacaatTGGGAAGCataggagtcaacatgggtcagcatccctgtggaacacttttgacacctttgtagagtccatgccccgacaaattgaggctattctgagggAATAAAGGTGCAactgaatattaggaaggtgttgttAATATTAAATACCTGTTATGCTGACGACATAACATAAACACTACCATGGGTACCTGCTATGCTCATGAGGAAACGTTATAATCATTACCATTGCCACAGGAAGTAGAGGTGGTGGGCTCCAGTCACAATCAGGAACCAGTGACTGTAGTAGTGATGGGTCGTTCGCGAACGAGTCGGCTCTGAGAGCCTTGTAGGTGAACGTTGGGAGCCGGCTCTTCTAGGTGAACGCTGGGAGCCGGCTCGCATATCAGAAGAGCCAAATCTATtcataaaatataaaacaattaagatatgaataatcaaaagatttaaaaatgtatagaattaactaattcaaagaacaaacaaaaataaatacaataatataggcctaaatgctcaagcacacacacattcgTTCTGAAAGATCTCCAGATCCTCTGAGCTGGTGGAAGATCAAGGCCTGTCTACCCACGGCTTATtaaagtcatgacagggagactGCATAGTGGCCACATCCGTTCCCTCTGAGAGGGTATTCTCGAAAACGGGACAAATAATTACTGAGAGAAGAAACCGCATCAGCCCCTTGAAAGCGAGGCAGCTTGCATTTCTGAATGCACATCTCTCATAAAAGCTAAATATGGTCAGTATTACTGTGTGCTGTTAgttataacatggcaataaagaAGAGAGAATATAGGGACCAGTTTAatgttttaagtgggatgctgcagttttgcaAATTGTaatttttctttgatatggtgcaatattATATTATGCTGTTCAGATTGTATTCGTTTTGAATGGTTCGATTTATATGTACTTTGTTTAAATACATTAAAAAGTTGTactttaaatgcaaatgtttaataGCATTCTATTTAATTACAAACcaatgcatttttaaatacatggtgtttttttatttatgttttacctttattttattaggcaagtcagttaagaacaaattcttattttcaatgacggcctaggaacagtgggttaactgcctgttcaggggcagaacgacagatttgtaccttgtcagctcggggatttgaacttgcaaccttccggttactagtccaacgctctaaccactaggctaccctgagtaTGATTTCATTAAATCATTTAATTAGAATTGTTTTAACACCAATCACAGTCAAACTATCGCAAACTGTTTGACTTGAAAAATAACAAAACATACTTTTTTTAAAGAGCCGTTTGGGAGCTGTCATGGTAATTGCCTGTATTACTAagtgaaaggagagtttacaaaccacacaccagtcagagttatacaTAAACTTAATTTTTTTATTAAATGAGCTTCACCATAgacctgtgactctcagatcaattcagtgtctataaattaaTTCTGAGTCAACATTATGGCAACTGGGATCTattatagcaaagatccacccctCCCAACTCACAATGATGAACCACAGGTCTTAGGAAAACTGCACACAGGAAGACgtttacttgagagaggagtatgccatagccagacagcattagctataaattatcattCAGTTCGCTCTCTTAGACAAGGTTCTACTTCTCGTTCTTGGTACTTcccattacctcatccaatggcatatatcaattgtcaattctagatactcttatctcaaatacaccccctccacctggacaagctcacagaggagagtgagcctctaggtcatatactaggtcaagaaaagggcaacatcagaggggacatacaacggttccagacactgccattaCTCTTCCCCCaaatgggaaaagtagggagtgactagcacacagacattgtggagccaagagataattggttccccctcaatcatcCCTTCATGTGTTTTAAAATATACgttcacatatgaagacaatcctgacctctcccctctctggggccCAAGTAATTTCCCCACATAAGCATATTTATGAAAGtacatcttatttatcaatgttacctaactaattctgattctgctACGACAGAGCCAAAAAAGCCAGCTGGAATGCCCATCACTAGACTGTAGGTTTGAACTCAGTgtggatggagagaggcaggctgggttTATCCTCACTGTTAATCTGTCAACTCTGGATAGAATCCCAGTTCTAAATAGAAGTCTGAGATCAACTTCCTGGTTCTCCTCTGTGCAGGCCACACCCCCTCCCATTGTTACTGTGTGTATGAACACATTTTGAACACTGGCTGCCTAAAATGCTGTGGTGCTTACTAACACAATAGGAAAGGTTTTGGTAGATGTGGGCCATCACAGGTGAGTTCCCAGCTCTTCCACTCTGAACAATGAGGCATGGAAAGGGTAAAGCAAGCTTCCTCTCTGGTTCCATTCCCCAATAGTAAGTGGATCATACTTGAATTGCGGTAGTAATATTGTCCCTGGACTCTGGCACCATAGAAAACACATTACAATTATACATTgacaaaataaatgttattttatttaacttttatttaaataTGAAAACATGTCCTTTATACTGCAAAACATTATTTGTATGTATTGTAGAACATACTGGTATTTGTATTGACTAGATACATAGACATTTAAATTAGTTTGAATAACATCAATTAAACAAAAAACATTGCATTGTCTGTATAGATAACCCAAAGTTTGACCAGCACAAATTCAAGTAGAATATGTATTTTTCATTCGCACATCAATTAAGTTCAATGCAGACATCCAAAAACATTTatcaatgatgaaaataatacaTCTATTTAAGACAATTTAATGAACATATTTATCGTTTCAAAGTATGTATATCACAAAAAAAGTTGCTTAGTagtaaaacaaaacaacaaaaaacaaccaAACTAAATGGTGAAAACTGATCATCACACCATTTCTACCTGATACATGTTATCTACTACCTCATTCCCACAGAAAACTGATCATCACACCATCTCTACCTGATACATGTTGTCTACTAACTCATTCCCACAGAAAACTGATCATCACACCATCTCTATCTGATACATGTTGTCTACTAACTCATTCCCACAGAAAACTGATCATCACATCATCTCTACCTGATACATGTTGTCTACTAACTCATTCCCACGGAAAACTGATCATCACACCATCTCTACCTGATACATGTTGTCTACTAACTCATTCCCACAGAAAACTGATCATCACACCATCTCTATCTGATACATGTTGTCTACTAACTCATTCCCACAGAAAACTGATCATCACACCATCTCTACCTGATACATGGTGTCTACTAACTCATTCCCACAGAAAACTGATCATCACACCATATCTATCTGATACATGTTGTCTACTAATTCATTCCCACAGAAAACTGATCATCACATCATCTCTATCTGATACATGTTGTGTCTCATTCCTCACAGAAAACTGATCATCACACCATCTCTATCTGATACATGTTGTCTACTAACTCATTCCCACAGAAAACTGATCATCACACCATCTCTATCTGACACATGTTATATCTACTAACTTATTCCCACAGAGTACCACACAGTCAACAATCAGACTTCATTGTTTCAACGTAAGAAGCCTCGTAGGATATTCAGCCCTAAAGGCAAATCCAAGGAACTCTCAATATCTTTAGAGTTAAAGCTAACAAAACACAACATAAAACGGACAAGGTGCTCACTGATCAGTAAAATAACAAGAAGCTAACATTCTATAACACTCCCTTTCCTCTGCACAGTTCTCTTACAGTGAGAAACAATAGGATCCCAATAGTGTTTAATTATTTCTTAAATGTTATCAAATTCACTGTTACCACTTCATTTACGAGATGAGAATGAAGTGATATGACTTTACTCTTAGCTGGTCTGAGAGAACTGatgaggcttctctcctgtatgtatacgttGGTGACATTTCAAGGTATCTAAATCGGgggaaactcttcccacagtcagagcagaagtgAGACTTTGTCTATTTGTATTTGCTGGGGACATTTTATTTTTTCCAATTGGGAGAAACTCGttccattgtcagagcagaagtaaggcttctcttctgtgtgtgttctctgatgaactgcTAGCTCAGTTGATGTTTTGAAGCACTtaccacagtcagagcaggagaatGGCTTCGCTATGTGTATTAGTTGGTGACTTTTTAACTTATCCAATCGGGAAAAACTTTTCccgcagtcagagcaggagtaaggcttctctccagtgtgcacTCTCTGATGAATTGTCAGAGCTTGTGATGTtgtgaatctcttcccacagtcagagcagaagtaaggtttcactcctgtgtgtgtcctctgatgGACCTTTACCTCAGTTGATGTTTTGAAACATTtaccacagtcagagcaggagaatGGCTTCTCTCTATGTATTAGTTGGTGACTTTTTAACTTATCCAATCGGGAAAAActtttcccacagtcagagcaggagtaaggcttctctccagtgtgcacTCTCTGATGAATTGTCAGAGCTTGTGATGTtgtgaatctcttcccacagtcagtgcAGGAGAAAGGCTtcactcctgtgtgtgttctctggtgaacttTTACCTCAGTTGATGTTTTGAAGCATTtaccacagtcagagcagaagtaaggcttctctcctgtgtgtgttctctgatgaactgtTACATCAGACGTTGTGGTGAAGCAtcttccacagtcagagcaggagtatggcttctctcctgtatgcACACGTTCATGCACTTTTAAGGTATCCATTCGGGAGAAACTCTTTCCACAGGCATAGcagaagtaaggcttctctcctgtgtgtgttctctgatgaacttttacctcagttgatgttttgaagcatttaccacagtcagagcagaagtaaggcttctctcctgtgtgtgttctctgatgaactgtTACATCAGATGTTGTGGTgaagcattttccacagtcagagcaagagtatggcttctctcctgtatgcACACGTTCATGTACTTTTAAGGTATCCAATCGGGAGAAACACTTTCCACAGGCAGAGcagaagtaaggcttctctcctgtgtgtgttctctggtgaacttTTACCTCGGTTGAGGTTTTGAAGCATTtgccacagtcagagcaggagaatGGCTTCTCTCTGTGTATTAGTTGGTGACTTTTTAACTTATCCAATCTGGAGAAACTTTTCccgcagtcagagcaggagtaagccTTCTCTCCAGTGTGCACTTTCTGATGAATTGTCAGAGCTTGTGATGTtgtgaatctcttcccacagtcagtacAGGAATTCAGATTCTCTCCTGTGTTTATTTTTATGTGTATTTTTAGCTTTGATAGAAATGGGAAAATCTCACAATGTGGGAGGTGGTGAGACCTCTTAGCTCTGTGATCTTCCTGCTGTTGCTCTCTGGATGTAGAGAATGTCTCAACATGGTTtcctgtgtgaacaacatcaGAAGAACCAGTCAGTGAGATATACATATGCCTTCATATACAGTGTGTTCAGAAAGAATTCACATCCCTTGATTTTTttctacattttacatttacatttaagtcatttagcagacgctcttatccagagcgacttacaaattggtgctttcaccttatgacatccagtggaacagccactttacaatagtgcatctaagtcttttaagggggggtgagaaggattactttatcctatcctaggtattccttaaagaggtggggtttcaggtgtctccggaaggtggtgattgactccgctgtcctggcgtcgtgagggagtttgttccaccattggggggccagagcagcgaacagttttgactgggctgagcgggaactgtacttcctcagtggtagggaggtgagcaggccagaggtggatgaacgcagtgcccttgtttgggtgtagggcctgatcagagcctgttgtgtttcagcctgaatttaaaatggattaaattgagatcgTATCATTGGCCTACACAATACCACACACATACAAGGGCATGAATACATGACTAGATATTGGATATTGTTGTACCAACATTATCCAAGTCTACTATGACTATTTACCATCTGAATATGAAAACCACATCTGTAGATTCTAAACCACCAGTTGGAGGACAGATGGAACTAAACCACCAGTTGGAGGACAGATGGAACTAAACCACCAGTTGGAGGACAGATGGAACTAAACCACCAGTTGGAGGACAGATGGAACTAAACCACCAGTTGGAGGACAGATGGAACTAAACCACCAGTTGGAGGACAGATGGAACTAAACCACCAGTTGGAGGACAGATGGAACTAAACCACCAGTTGGAGGACAGATGGAACTAAACCACCAGTTGGAGGACAGATGGAACTAAACCACCAGTTGGAGGACAGATGGAACTAAACCACCAGTTGGCCAGAAAGTGTTATATATGGGAGGCCTGTAAAAAGTGTTTAGTCCTTATACCATATGAGTCAGTGGAACACCACATAACGCCAACGGAATACTCCATATGAGTCAGTGGAACACCACATAACGCCAACGGAATACTCCATATGAGTCAGTGGAACACCCCATAACGCCAACGGAATACTCCATATGAGTCAGTGGAACACCCCATAACGCCAACGGAATACTCCATATGTCTCAGTGGAACACCCCATAACGCCAACGGAATACTCCATATGTCTCAGTGGAACACCACATAACGCCAACGGAATACTCCATATGAGTCAGTGGAACACCCCATAACGCCAACGGAATACTCCATATGAGTCAGTGGAACACCACATAACGCCAACGGAATACTCCATATGAGTCAGTGGAACACCCCATAACGCCAACGGAATACTCCATATGAGTCAGTGGAACACCCCATAACGCCAACGGAATACTCCATATGTCTCAGTGGAACACCCCATAACGCCAACGGAATACTCCATATGTCTCAGTGGAACACCACATAACGCCAACGGAATACTCCATATGAGTCAGTGGAACACCACATAACGCCAACGGAATACTCCATATGAGTCAGTGGAACACCCCATAACGCCAACGGAATACTCCATATGTCTCAGTGGAACACCACATAACGCCAACGGAATACTCTATGTCTCAGTGGAACACCCCATAACGCCAACGGAATACTCCATATGTCTCAGTGGAACACCACATAACGCCAACGGAATACTCCATATGAGTCAGTGGAACACCACATAACGCCAACGGAATACTCCATATGAGTCAGTGGAACACCACATAACGCCAACGGAATACTCCATATGAGTCAGTGGAACACCACATAACGCCAACGGAATACTCCATATGAGTCAGTGGAACACCCCATAACGCCAACGGAATACTCCATATGAGTCAGTGGAACACCACATAACGCCAACGGAATACTCCATATGTCTCAGTGGAACACCCCATAACGCCAACGGAATACTCCATATGTCTCAGTGGAACACCCCATAACGCCAACGGAATACTCCATATGTCTCAGTGGAACACCACATAACGCCAACGGAATACTCCATATGTCTCAGTGGAACACCACATAACGCCAACGGAATACTCCATATGAGTCAGTGGAACACCACATAACGCCAACGGAATACTCCATATGTCTCAGTGGAACACCACATAACGCCAACGGAATACTCCATATGTCTCAGTGGAACACCCCATAACGCCAGTGGAACACCCCATAACGCCAACGGAATACTCCATATGTCTCAGTGGAACACCCCATAACGCCAACGGAATACTCCATATGAGTCAGTGGAACACCCCATAACGCCAACGGAATACTCCATATGAGTCAGTGGAACACCACATAACGCCAACGGAATACTCCATATGTCTCAGTGGAACACCACATAACGCCAACGGAATACTCCATATGAGTCAGTGGAACACCCCATAACGCCAACGGAATACTCCATATGTCTCAGTGGAACACCCCATAACGCCAACGGAATACTCCATATGTCTCAGTGGAACACCCCATAACGCCAACGGAATACTCCATGAGTCGTCTCAGTGGAGTGGAACACCCCATAACGCCAACGGAATACTCCATATGACTCAGTGGAACACCCCATAACGCCAACGGAATACTCCATACGTCTCAGTGGAACACCCCATAACGCCAACGGAATACTCCATATGTCTCAGTGGAACACCCCATAACGCCAACGGAATACTCCATATGTCTCAGTGGAACACCCCATAACGCCAACGGAATACTCCATATGAGTCAGTGGAACACCCCATAACGCCAGTGGAGTACCCCACAACGCCAGTGGAGTACCCCACAACGCCAGTGGAGTACCCCACAACGCCAGTGGAGTACCCCACAACGCCAGTGGAGTACCCCATAACGCCAGTGGAGTACCCCATAACGCCAGTGGAGTACCCCATAACGCCAGTGGAGTACCCCATAACGCCAGTGGAGTACCCCATAACGCCAGTGGAGTACCCCATAACGCCAGTGGAGTACCCCACAACGCCAGTGGAGTACCCCACAACGCCAGTGGAGTACCCCATAACACCAGTGGAGTACCCCATAACACCAGTGGAGTACCCCATAACACCAGTGGAGTACCCCCATAACACCAGTGGAGTACCCCCATAACGCCAGTGGagtaccccataatgtaaaaCAACAAGAAAAataacagacattgaatatccctttgagcatggtgaagatattaattacactttggatggtgtatcaatacacccagtcactacaaaaatacaggcgtccttcctaactcagttgccggggaGGAGGGAAACTGCTCAGcgttttcaccatgaggccaatggtgactttaaaacagttagactgaggatggatcaacaacattgtagttactccacaatattaacatcaataacagagtgaaaagaaggaaagcTCTACAGAGTAaaactattccaaaacatgcatcctgtttgcattaaggcactaaagtaaaactgcaaaaaatgtggcaaaaatAATTAACTTAaaatcctgaatacaaagtgttatgtttggggcaaatctaacacaacacatcacgGAGTACCACTCCTCACATggaggtggctgcatcatgttatgggtatgcttgtcatcggcaaggacttggacgttttttgtttgttgataaaaaataaatggaataaaaCTAAGCactggcaaaatcctagaggaaaacctggttcagtctgctttccaacaaacactggtatgcaaattcacctttcagaaggacaataacctaaaacacaaggccaaatacacactggagttgcttaccaagacattgaatgttccagagtggcctagttacagttttgactta
This genomic window from Oncorhynchus nerka isolate Pitt River linkage group LG2, Oner_Uvic_2.0, whole genome shotgun sequence contains:
- the LOC135573358 gene encoding oocyte zinc finger protein XlCOF6-like isoform X2; amino-acid sequence: MASVKLENCSQTLELNVNIKDEEEEEKIGKSVYHGRLRSSLRPVTSTVRTNPACLSPSTRSPNLQSLGPDCDSGPQFALQGPEMTSVKLEDCSQTLELNVNIKDEEEEEKIGTSVNHGNHVETFSTSREQQQEDHRAKRSHHLPHCEIFPFLSKLKIHIKINTGENLNSCTDCGKRFTTSQALTIHQKVHTGEKAYSCSDCGKSFSRLDKLKSHQLIHREKPFSCSDCGKCFKTSTEVKVHQRTHTGEKPYFCSACGKCFSRLDTLKVHERVHTGEKPYSCSDCGKCFTTTSDVTVHQRTHTGEKPYFCSDCGKCFKTSTEVKVHQRTHTGEKPYFCYACGKSFSRMDTLKVHERVHTGEKPYSCSDCGRCFTTTSDVTVHQRTHTGEKPYFCSDCGKCFKTSTEVKVHQRTHTGVKPFSCTDCGKRFTTSQALTIHQRVHTGEKPYSCSDCGKSFSRLDKLKSHQLIHREKPFSCSDCGKCFKTSTEVKVHQRTHTGVKPYFCSDCGKRFTTSQALTIHQRVHTGEKPYSCSDCGKSFSRLDKLKSHQLIHIAKPFSCSDCGKCFKTSTELAVHQRTHTEEKPYFCSDNGTSFSQLEKIKCPQQIQIDKVSLLL